The proteins below come from a single Necator americanus strain Aroian chromosome V, whole genome shotgun sequence genomic window:
- a CDS encoding hypothetical protein (NECATOR_CHRV.G18174.T1) — protein sequence MRYALIVIALAVTVMECSDQLPDCEKDLPSIAPALGKELRKTLSDGVQANMKGGSKPEYNCYLEYLGWLGLNDTSDRSLGWLKHADTYLFNFTKEGEKENKTPTKEFLTKLGKNTNITEKPWKRFGCNYIYKEKAYKYTCIFYHYDE from the exons ATGCGTTACGCACTTATTGTT ATTGCCCTGGCTGTGACTGTGATGGAATGTTCTGACCAATTACCAGACTGTGAGAAAGATTTGCCTAGTATAGCACCTGCTCTTGGCAAAGAGTTAAGAAAGACGTTGTCAGACGGAGTTCAAGCAAACATGAAGGGAGGCAGCAAACCG GAATACAACTGTTACCTGGAATACCTCGGATGGTTGGGATTGAACGACACATCTGATAGGTCGCTGGGATGGCTCAAACACGCAGACACATATCTTTTCAACTTCAC cAAGGAGGgcgaaaaggaaaacaagacACCTACAAAAGAATTCCTCACCAAATTGGGAAAAAACACTAATATAACG GAAAAACCTTGGAAACGGTTCGGTTGCAACTACATTTACAAAGAGAAAGCGTATAAATACACCTGCATCTTCTATCATTATGATGAGTAA
- a CDS encoding hypothetical protein (NECATOR_CHRV.G18174.T2) — translation MVTNKTNRSNHLYRRCALFVIGRIGRTPKVYKHFELIAMRYALIVIALAVTVMECSDQLPDCEKDLPSIAPALGKELRKTLSDGVQANMKGGSKPEYNCYLEYLGWLGLNDTSDRSLGWLKHADTYLFNFTKEGEKENKTPTKEFLTKLGKNTNITEKPWKRFGCNYIYKEKAYKYTCIFYHYDE, via the exons atggtgACAAATAAGACAAATAG atcaaatcatctatatcgtcgatg TGCTCTTTTTGTGATAGGACGCATAG GCAGAACCCCGAAGGTCTACAAGCATTTCGAGCTGATAGCTATGCGTTACGCACTTATTGTT ATTGCCCTGGCTGTGACTGTGATGGAATGTTCTGACCAATTACCAGACTGTGAGAAAGATTTGCCTAGTATAGCACCTGCTCTTGGCAAAGAGTTAAGAAAGACGTTGTCAGACGGAGTTCAAGCAAACATGAAGGGAGGCAGCAAACCG GAATACAACTGTTACCTGGAATACCTCGGATGGTTGGGATTGAACGACACATCTGATAGGTCGCTGGGATGGCTCAAACACGCAGACACATATCTTTTCAACTTCAC cAAGGAGGgcgaaaaggaaaacaagacACCTACAAAAGAATTCCTCACCAAATTGGGAAAAAACACTAATATAACG GAAAAACCTTGGAAACGGTTCGGTTGCAACTACATTTACAAAGAGAAAGCGTATAAATACACCTGCATCTTCTATCATTATGATGAGTAA